TCAGGATTTAGTATATTAGCAGGAACAAATGGAGCAAACATAAATGTAAAGAAAAATGATACTGAAATAGGAATAAATGTAGACTACGATAGAGATGGGAATGTACATGGTGGAGGAGGAAGTGTCTACCATAAAGGAAATGGTTTAGGATTAGGATTTAATAAAAAAGGAGAAATAACAAAATCAAATCTTAGAGTGCATGGAGTAAACTATAACTTACATTTAGACTTAGCGATGCCAGGTGGAGCATTAAAGTTTGCAGATGATTTAACAAATGTTATAAATACTCCTAAAGCATATGCTAGAGCAATAGACGTTTTTAAAAATGTTGAAAAAACTGATTTAGGTACACAAATTTCAGATGCAATGTTAGATAATAATCTTAAGACAGAAACAGAACTTAAATTTTTAAGAAAAGAAATTGCAAAAGCCAAACCAGAAGATAAACCAAAAAAGGCAATAGAATATTTTACTAGAATTGGTGAATTAGGAGGAAAGAAATATAAAGGTGTAATATTTGCAAGTAATAGATTAAATGAAAACAATGAATTAGTTTATGCATCTACTACAAAAGATGATATATTAGTAATATATGTAAATAATGTAGATATATATGATTTAGACAATATGGAAACTTTAGTTGGGTATGAAACAAAAAGATGGAGATATGGTGACGAGGGTGTAGATTATAACTCATTACATTATAAGCAAGATGAGTATGCAAAAATAAAGCCAGGAAAGACAAAAGGGCCAATAAATACAGTTTATATACCAAAAGAAATGATGAAAGAATTTAGACATTATACATATGCTCCAGCTGCAACAAAAAAAGAAATTGCAAAAGAAAGAGAAATGATAGAAAAAGGTTTTTATGGAAAAGAATATAAAAATAAATATATTGGTTTAACTAAGGAACAAAAAATAATAGTTGCAAAAAATATGATAATAGAGAGAAAATTAGCAAAAGAAAATGAAGAAAAGTTTAAACCACAAAAATCTTTAAAATTATTTATTGATAATCCAAATCAAGTTAAAACAACTATTGATTTGAAAGGCTATACTGGAGATCAAGCAGATAAAATGGGATTGACAGCATATAATGATTATAATAAAGATGATACTTTTGGTGAATTTAAAAATCTTAAAGTTATTGAAGTAATAGATGATCCAAAAACAGGATTAAGAGGTTATGCTTTACAAGATATAGAAACAAAAGAATTTATAATCGCATTTAGAGGGACACAATTTAATGATAAAAGAATATTTGAAAAACTAAAAGATTTAAAATCTGATGAACAATTAACTCGTAGAAATAATGATCAATATTTATCAGCATACAAAGAAGTTATGGATTTAATATCTGAAAATTCTGAAATGCAGGGGAAAGTTATTTTACTTGTAGGTCATTCTTTAGGTGGAGGAATTGCGAATTATTTATCTTTAAGAATTGAAAATACACAATCATTTGTTTCTGACCCTACTCCAGTAGTAAAAGATGAAATTTTAAAAAGAGAGATTGCTATAAGAATTGAAAAAGAAAGAAAATTTGCAAAAGAATTAAATACAGATCCAAGAGATGTAAGTGGGTATACAGATTTATTAGGTGTGATTCCAAATAAGGGCTTAGCTAATGGAACAACTAAAAATGAGAATGATGAAATAATAGCCAATTCTCGTTATAAACTAGTTCCTTATTTTGGGGGCAGATATGTTGATGAAAATAATCAAATAAGAACTGAAGTTGCAACATATTATGAAATTTTAGCATTTCAAAATAGTACAAATTTAAAAGAAGAAAATGATAAAGAAGAACAAAAAGCATTAAAAAATGGAGATATTTTAAAATATTTGGAATTATCCAGAAATAGATTTAAAAGATTAATGGAGCATCATCAAAATGCGATTGTTGATTCTAAAGTAGATAAATTTACTAATCAAAAAAAGAAATATAAGATAAAAAATATAAATATTAAAAAAGGAGCAAAAAGATGATAGAAAGTAAAGATAGATTTTTTACATATTTATTCTTCTTTATTTTTCTTGTAACTCCACTATCCTGTTATTTAAATCATAATAATAAAGGATATAAGAAAAAGGTAATTAAGGAATATAAAGAACAAAAAAATATAATAATGAATAAGAATGAAATATCGGTATACCATTATAGTTCTTTTGGAGTACCGCAAGCAT
This window of the Oceanivirga salmonicida genome carries:
- a CDS encoding DUF2974 domain-containing protein; this translates as SGFSILAGTNGANINVKKNDTEIGINVDYDRDGNVHGGGGSVYHKGNGLGLGFNKKGEITKSNLRVHGVNYNLHLDLAMPGGALKFADDLTNVINTPKAYARAIDVFKNVEKTDLGTQISDAMLDNNLKTETELKFLRKEIAKAKPEDKPKKAIEYFTRIGELGGKKYKGVIFASNRLNENNELVYASTTKDDILVIYVNNVDIYDLDNMETLVGYETKRWRYGDEGVDYNSLHYKQDEYAKIKPGKTKGPINTVYIPKEMMKEFRHYTYAPAATKKEIAKEREMIEKGFYGKEYKNKYIGLTKEQKIIVAKNMIIERKLAKENEEKFKPQKSLKLFIDNPNQVKTTIDLKGYTGDQADKMGLTAYNDYNKDDTFGEFKNLKVIEVIDDPKTGLRGYALQDIETKEFIIAFRGTQFNDKRIFEKLKDLKSDEQLTRRNNDQYLSAYKEVMDLISENSEMQGKVILLVGHSLGGGIANYLSLRIENTQSFVSDPTPVVKDEILKREIAIRIEKERKFAKELNTDPRDVSGYTDLLGVIPNKGLANGTTKNENDEIIANSRYKLVPYFGGRYVDENNQIRTEVATYYEILAFQNSTNLKEENDKEEQKALKNGDILKYLELSRNRFKRLMEHHQNAIVDSKVDKFTNQKKKYKIKNINIKKGAKR